GTATTTGTTCTTGATGCACACGGAGATTGTGAAGTTGTCTGGAGTATTATGGGTTGCATCTTCTCAAAAAGAaatacagaagaagaagaagaagaagttaatgTTCAACATGAGAAACCTCAAGAAACATCCTCAGTTCAATTGATTGCGCCTACAACCTCCCAGAAAGATGACTTTTCACATAAATCCGTGGACGGAAGCTCATCGCATAAAGCATCTGGTCGAGGCAGCGGATTGATTGTTCCTATAGACGATAGTGATGGTAAAACGGTAATTGTGGAGAGACCCACAAGGTCCCACCGGAGATGTTCAACAGCAGATGTTGGAACAGGAGGAGGATTTCAATTGTTTCAGCAGCCCCCGAGTAATGTTATCTCAAGTAGCCCCGAGTCTGAGCTCACTGCAGCTGGATGGCCTTCTTGGCTAACCTCTGTTGCTGGTGAAGCCATCAAGGGTTGGGTTCCTCGTCCGGCCGAATCCTTTGAGAAGTTGGACAAAGTTAGTTTCTTTTGCCCCTAATCTTTGGTCTTCACGGcatgtattaaaatatttaaacttatGCAGATTGGACAAGGGACTTATAGTACCGTGTACAGAGCTCGTGATCTTGAGACCGGTAAAATGGTGGCCATGAAGAAGGTTAGATTCGTCAATATGGATCCTGAGAGTGTGAGATTCATGGCTAGGGAAATCAACATCTTGCGGAAACTTGACCATCCAAACGTTATGAAGCTCGATTGTCTTGTCACCTCAAAACTCTCTGGTAGCTTGTACCTTGTGTTCGAGTACATGGAGCATGATCTTTCTGGTCTCGCTCTTAGACCCGGTGTCAAATTCACAGAACCTCAGGTACATTTTATGTCTGAAAAAAATGTTAACAAGTGGACTAATAACCATTGTTGCTTCTTGCAGATCAAATGTTACATGAAACAGCTGCTTAGCGGTCTTGAACATTGCCACAGCCGAGGAATCCTCCACCGCGACATTAAGGGTTCAAATCTCTTGGTGAACAATGACGGAGTCCTCAAGATTGGAGATTTTGGTCTGGCGAGTTTCTATCATCCAGATCAAGATGAACCCCTGACGAGCCGTGTAGTCACCTTGTGGTACAGGGCCCCTGAGCTTCTACTTGGAGCTACAGAGTATGGAGCCGGCATAGATCTGTGGAGTGTTGGCTGCATTCTAACAGAACTTTTCTTAGGGAAACCAATCATGCCCGGAAGAACAGAGGTGAACATCATCAGTTCTTTGAATCCCCATAACAATTCATCTTTTAATTTATTGATTCCAAGCAATGTCTTTTAGGTGGAGCAAATGCATAAGATCTTCAAGTTGTGTGGTTCACCATCCGATGATTACTGGCGGAAGACAAAGCTACCACTTGCGACAAGTTTCAAACCACAACAACCTTACAAACGTGTCCTTCTAGAGACGTTCAAGAGTTTGCCATCTTCTGCTCTAGCTCTTGTTGACAAGCTTCTATCCTTAGAACCAGAGAAGCGAGGCTCAACTTCATCAACGCTAAACAGCAAGGTAAATATATCCTTGTGCTTATTTATTATGCTAGCAGTTCTTGATTTGCCTCCTCAACTAAAACTGTAATCTTCTATtttctctagttttttttttttttgagagcaTACCTTAAAtttgtgattaaaaatattaatttcacTTTCCTAAATCATTTTTTGAAAGCATACCTTAAATGTCTCTTTTCTCTAGTTCTTCACAACCGAACCACTCCCTTGCGAGGTATCAAGTTTGCCCAAGTATCCTCCAAGCAAGGAACTTGATGCAAAGGTCCGtgatgaagaagcaagaagGTATGTGAataatgtttctttttcttcccaCATTGATTCATTTCATGCAAAGTTCTAAGCATATCTTCTTATATAAATTCAGGAAACGTGCCGAAACTGTGAAGGGACGTGAAGCTGAATCGGTGAGAAGGGCTTCCAGAGATTTTAATCCTGAGGAAGCCAGTAGAACAGGGTCGAGAGGAGAGACGGGAAGAGGCGATAGAGATAAAGGATTTTCTCATACCAATTCAATGATTCACCCAAGTATAACAGCAACATGGAGTAAAAACGAAAGCTCTAGGCACAATGTAGTAGAGCTGAAAGCTACCCGATCTAGCAATGTGCCAGTCACAGCAAGATACTTGTCTCCTTCATATAAAGATGACGCAGCCATTGAACCCACGACGGTAGTAAAGTCAACATATAAGCTCTAATTTCCCACTTTTAGTAATGGTTCATaatatgttttttgttgttgttgctcatGCTGTTACAGACATACAGACGCAAGAAGAACAGAATGCACTGTTCAGGTCCATTGATGCCTCCAGGTGGAAACATTGAGGACATTCTGAAAGAGCATGAGAGGCAAATCCAAGAGGCTGTAAGGAAATCGCGGCTTGAGAAATCTGCAACAAAGAAAAATCACAAAACAGGTTCATAAATAGAAGACATGAGTGAAGCTTTGGTAACACTAAAAACATCACCTGAACTGGAAGAAGGAAGACTGACCATGGCTATCGGGCTCTGCTTTTTGGTTTTATGCTGCAATAGCGACAGTTCTTCAACGTCTTTTAGCAGGCCGTTGCCGCCACAGCTATGCTTGTGCTACTAAGCTCTGTAATTATGTGGTCATTGTACATGGAAActctttgttctctctctcACATATTTTCATGTGGCTTGGAGAAGCAAATAAGTGTGTGTACTATTTAGGAACTGTGTTTAGTTGTGCAAGTCACTCTGCagatataagttttttttttccagtctTTACACAGAAGTGCATTTACATATACAAGAACTACATAAGTTGATGGATCTTAGAATCCATTCAAATATTATGGTTAGAGTTTGGTCTAACATATTAACaggaaatgaataaaataacttctttttatttaagACAAAAagtcattctattactcaaacttgaggtacTAGAATAGAATAACCAACAAACCAAATGTCCCTATGATATAGGTTATTTTGCAGTCTTGAAATCTGCTCTTGAATCTTGAATAAAATAGCTTTTAATTATGAATTGATAGTGAAAATATGATACTACTGATTGTATAAGATGACGATATAGACAAAGGTGAAAGTGATTCTATGATTGTAACCAACTCGAAGTATAAAACTAGATAATTTAAGATTAGAGAGGATGTCCAAAAGGCCAAGATCCCTTTCtccttcatcttctttcttcttttctagcTGGTTCTAAGTGAATCGTAATGAAAGCTTGATCTTCATCGAGAATCTAGCGCGATCAAGTTGTCATTAATTTCCCAGTTTCTTCTATGTTTTGAGTTAGCTGTCAAAGCAATGTTGACTTCCTTAGGGCTTGATGGACCTTTGTTCTCTTATGTTTTGTTGTCTCCTTAATGGGATCTTAAACTATTTATTGGGACGATCGTTGAATCAGGTTTAGAATAGGGTAAACCCCATCTCCAGCAATAGTCCCCTCCGAGTTCAGAGTGTTTAATATCTTCATCCAGTTGCGGTGTTGATTCCAACCTGATCATGTATTTGTACCAGTGGCTTATGATTTTCAAAACTCGATTCAAGACTCTGATCCTTAAAAGTTATTAAtgatttgattttctttctttgtatattaaattgatTTGGCCTGGGCGATCATTTCCTTTTTTGTGGAGATATAAACcatttgtctctctctctctctctctctctctctctctctctctctctctctctctctctctctctctctctctctctctctctctctctctctctctctctctctctctctctctctctctctctctctctctctctctctctctctctcctcaggaTGTTTCCTTGAGGAAGGAGGTTATTACAGAAATCAAAGTTACATGAGCCTGACACAATCTATCAAAGCTAAGTAGAGACGATCACGGTATTCTTCGTCTTCTTGCTCCAAAACCATGTTGGAGTGAACTATATCAACCGGCTCAAGTAACAGGGAGAAATCAAAAATATGTGGGCAAAGAGGCTAAAGTAAACATTGTTTCATTAAATCTTTAAAGCATTTCAACACCTTGTTGGTTCTATGAAACACATAACACTGATTTATAGATACATAAGCAAATTTTGTGTATGTTCTTTTACATATGAGTTAGTTTGAAAACTGCTCCAATGTTGTTGTTTGGCcacttttattatttaatagttaACTTCTGATGCTTCTAAGATCATATGTTCCTCCCATCTCTTGTCAATATGAAACCAAGAGCAAAGCTTCATCTTTAGACATGAAAAGCCAATTAAATGACCAAATAACATAGTTTAGACCAAATTTTCCTAATAAATTTACTCTTACCATCTAGATCTAAAACAGAATTCAGTTCAACTACCTCAGTATTACAcagttttcatttttcattattttattgaatgaactagaaaaattaattaaatactttctaatttttaatataatcttaTAAATTATGTTACATGTGGGACATCCACCtaataaacaattaatttaaatagtaatgtttgaaaagtattttattgacattgttttaaataaattcaTAGTTCTAAAAATAGCAATAACTTTTTGAGAACATCAGATTTATGTACACGCATAGGACACAtacctttttatttacttaaaagAAAATGAACGAGTCTAAAGCTTCCACATGTTATATGAGCAAAACATGGATTTTTCTAAATTAGATTCGTTTAAATCGGATAAACGTGGGTCAAATCATGGATAAAAGTGGGCCAattccatggtctatcaactattaataaaatatatgataacaTTATTGTTAGATGTAAccaatattatgtataaaatcaaaagcttaagacaaattaaaaagatagaGATGAAATCACAACCAATATTTAAATGTGAGATAATCAACAAACATGTAATTTTGTAcacattgtaaaaaaaaaaagcaagagtTGATTATCAAACTAGAAAGTGTTAGAAAAAGCAACAAATCATGCAAGGGCAGTCTAGGCTTGAATTGGCATGACAGATGGGTTGCAGACATGCCATGAGAAATTTCTACAAACTCATCAGACAACGCAAAGAAAATTGATAGCACTGTTTCTGAACATGACAAAACTCTGGTCATGAAGAAAAATTTCACAACCAGAGTTTTTGGTAGTCCTCCTCCAATGTCATCATCAGCTACGAGTTCTGAGACTTCATCTACATCTCAGTTTCCATTTCCCTTCTCATGAAGTTTCCTTTAGGGAAGAGGTTATTACAAAAAGCCAAGTCACATGAACCTAACACAATCTATCAAAGTTAAGAAGAGACGATCAACCAgtattcttcatcttcttgttcAAAAATCATTGTTTGAAAAGAAACAGTTCATGTCTTACAACGAAGATGTGAATGTAAAGTGTTGTGCATGTTCAGATCCATCTTGCAACCAATGGAGTGATCTATATCCACATGCTAAAGTAACAAGGAGAAATATGTGGGCAAAGAAACTAAAGTAAAGATCGTTTCATTAAATCATTAAAACATTTCAACACCTTGATGGttctaaaacacacacaaaatactGATTTATAGATATTAGTATGAAAACTGCTGCAATGTTGTTGTTTGACcacttttattatttaatagttaACTTCTGATGCTTCTAAGATAATATGTTCTTCCCAACTCTTTGTCAATATGAAA
The nucleotide sequence above comes from Brassica napus cultivar Da-Ae chromosome A9, Da-Ae, whole genome shotgun sequence. Encoded proteins:
- the LOC106358882 gene encoding probable serine/threonine-protein kinase At1g09600 isoform X2, coding for MQIGQGTYSTVYRARDLETGKMVAMKKVRFVNMDPESVRFMAREINILRKLDHPNVMKLDCLVTSKLSGSLYLVFEYMEHDLSGLALRPGVKFTEPQIKCYMKQLLSGLEHCHSRGILHRDIKGSNLLVNNDGVLKIGDFGLASFYHPDQDEPLTSRVVTLWYRAPELLLGATEYGAGIDLWSVGCILTELFLGKPIMPGRTEVEQMHKIFKLCGSPSDDYWRKTKLPLATSFKPQQPYKRVLLETFKSLPSSALALVDKLLSLEPEKRGSTSSTLNSKFFTTEPLPCEVSSLPKYPPSKELDAKVRDEEARRKRAETVKGREAESVRRASRDFNPEEASRTGSRGETGRGDRDKGFSHTNSMIHPSITATWSKNESSRHNVVELKATRSSNVPVTARYLSPSYKDDAAIEPTTTYRRKKNRMHCSGPLMPPGGNIEDILKEHERQIQEAVRKSRLEKSATKKNHKTGS
- the LOC106358882 gene encoding probable serine/threonine-protein kinase At1g09600 isoform X1 gives rise to the protein MQIGQGTYSTVYRARDLETGKMVAMKKVRFVNMDPESVRFMAREINILRKLDHPNVMKLDCLVTSKLSGSLYLVFEYMEHDLSGLALRPGVKFTEPQVHFMSEKNVNKWTNNHCCFLQIKCYMKQLLSGLEHCHSRGILHRDIKGSNLLVNNDGVLKIGDFGLASFYHPDQDEPLTSRVVTLWYRAPELLLGATEYGAGIDLWSVGCILTELFLGKPIMPGRTEVEQMHKIFKLCGSPSDDYWRKTKLPLATSFKPQQPYKRVLLETFKSLPSSALALVDKLLSLEPEKRGSTSSTLNSKFFTTEPLPCEVSSLPKYPPSKELDAKVRDEEARRKRAETVKGREAESVRRASRDFNPEEASRTGSRGETGRGDRDKGFSHTNSMIHPSITATWSKNESSRHNVVELKATRSSNVPVTARYLSPSYKDDAAIEPTTTYRRKKNRMHCSGPLMPPGGNIEDILKEHERQIQEAVRKSRLEKSATKKNHKTGS